Proteins found in one Maridesulfovibrio sp. genomic segment:
- a CDS encoding phosphatidylserine decarboxylase translates to MSTLRPLHSNDIKRPDEQNKHGISMEYIEYIDRETSTLCKEKVPGERWLKWLYHNPFGKIALHSVVKNKFLSAWYGHKMDSPQSCAKIPDFVKNLGIDMDEATRTMEDYTSFNDFFIRKLKPEARPVDDESESIVSPADGKVMAFERIDQLGSFFVKGSKFSLDNFLQDKELSTKYSDGSLLIFRLAPADYHRFHFPANGHISATTQISGEYYSVSPYAVKNKLDIYWKNKREFSTLKTETSGNILLCEVGATMVGAIIQNYTPESEIKKGMEKGYFKFGGSTVIMLLEKGKNQIDKDILQNTAKGYETSIKMGERIATACT, encoded by the coding sequence ATGAGTACCTTGCGGCCTCTTCATTCCAATGATATCAAACGCCCCGATGAACAGAATAAACATGGGATCAGTATGGAATATATAGAATACATTGACAGAGAAACCAGCACGTTATGTAAAGAAAAAGTACCGGGAGAGCGGTGGCTCAAATGGTTGTATCACAATCCTTTCGGTAAAATAGCTCTGCACAGCGTTGTGAAAAACAAATTTCTATCCGCATGGTACGGTCATAAAATGGACAGTCCCCAATCATGCGCCAAAATCCCCGACTTTGTAAAGAATCTGGGAATTGACATGGACGAAGCTACTCGGACGATGGAAGATTATACTTCATTCAACGATTTTTTCATCCGCAAACTGAAGCCGGAAGCAAGACCGGTTGACGATGAATCAGAAAGCATCGTTTCCCCTGCTGACGGCAAAGTTATGGCCTTTGAAAGGATAGACCAACTAGGCTCATTCTTTGTCAAAGGTAGCAAGTTTTCACTGGATAATTTCCTACAGGATAAAGAGCTAAGTACAAAATACAGTGATGGCTCGTTATTGATTTTCCGGCTCGCCCCTGCCGATTACCACCGCTTCCATTTCCCGGCAAACGGTCATATTTCCGCCACTACTCAAATCTCCGGGGAGTACTATTCCGTTTCTCCTTACGCAGTTAAAAACAAGCTCGACATATACTGGAAAAACAAACGAGAATTCAGCACGCTTAAGACCGAAACATCCGGAAATATTTTGCTGTGCGAAGTTGGAGCAACAATGGTAGGGGCTATCATCCAAAACTACACCCCCGAGAGTGAAATCAAAAAAGGTATGGAGAAAGGATACTTTAAATTCGGAGGCTCGACAGTCATAATGCTTTTGGAAAAAGGCAAAAACCAAATTGACAAAGATATCCTGCAGAATACAGCAAAAGGGTATGAAACAAGTATAAAAATGGGAGAGCGCATAGCAACTGCCTGCACTTAG